Part of the Ficedula albicollis isolate OC2 chromosome 6, FicAlb1.5, whole genome shotgun sequence genome is shown below.
TCACTATTAGAAAATTCTAGTTTTGTGGAGTGACAAActtttgttcttctcttttGCAATATTCTTGCATCTGATCCTAAGACATAGTACTGGACAGAATTCTGGTCTGGAGTGACTTGGCTCAACTACATAGTTGTGCTGAGTGCTGTCAAAAGAGCTGAAACAAACccttttttccagaagaatttaTTGTTGGTGATGTAGGTGGCTAAAGCATTGCTGCTTCTCTATTCTTCGTATCCTGCTTGGAACATTATTTCCTACTTAAGTAATATAAAGTATTACTTTTGGTGTTCTACTCCAGCCAATAtaattaaattcaaaacaaaacctttcccCAAGTTTGTTGTAAGAACTAGTCAGCTTTGAACCATAGGTCAAAGTGCAACAAACCTACAGGATACTGCAATGGTCCAAGTCTACGTGATgtactaaaaatacttttcctgtTAGACAGCCTTGTGACTGCAGGTATTAAAATGCACAGTCCCAGTAGGCTTTGAGTGAACCTTCCCTatgtgcagggagcagagcgAGCTCAGCTCActtcagcaggagctctgggttTGGTTAGCTGCTCAAGGGAGTCCTGCCCTGTGAGTCACGTTAGTGCTCCACCCACGCTGCTCTGAACATCAGGGTTTCACACAACCCTTACAGCTGAATTCCCAGCCAGTCTCTTGTTCCATTGTGAGGAAAGCCAACTGAAGCTTCACCCTTTCTCAAAGCACAGAACAGCAGCTTGTTCTGCTTGACTGCTCTAGAAGGGTTGCGTGTCCAACCTTTTCACATCAGCCTTTCAAGCTTTAGGATTACACCCATGAATTTCAGGTATAAGTAGCATATGTCCATAGGTTTACAACATTACACACCAAAGCACTGCCTCCTCTTGTAGGTGTAGAAGAGATTACAGGCAGCCTTGCCCCTGATAAGCCACAGTTGTAGTAATTACCCAAAAAAACAGAGATAGCCTTGCCTTTAATGGGTTGCCActgtgactgaaaaaaataagtgtgataaaaggggtGGGGTAGCTAGTTAGGGAGGGGCTTGGAGGTAGAGGAGGCCAGAGGAAGGAAGGCTCCAGAGAGATccaaagaagaatgaaacaagGAAGAGAGTTGCTGTAGATCTGCTCTGTGGTCAGGCTGGATGTGATGGAGTTagcacctgctgctggagcctgcagtcacagctgagctggtaAAGCCTGtgttcagagtctgcaaaccaaTACTTGCAGTCATGGTCCAGCAGGAAATAGCCAACTGTCAGAGTCTGCAGCTGGGCCCTAGGAGCTTGCTGTAGCAGAGTCAGGATGGCTAATCTGTAAAGAAGATTAAACTGGGACTGAGCTGGTAAAGCCTGTGTTCAGAGTCTGCAAGCCAAACTTGCAGTCGTGGTCCAGCAGGAAATAGCCATCAGTCAGAGTCTGCAGCTGGGCCCTAGGAGCTTGCTGTAGCAGAGTCAGGATGGCTAATCTGTAAAGAAGATTAAACTGGGACTCTTTTCATGTTGTTGAATGAGAGTCTGTGTCTTGTCTCATCCCTACCCCTAACAAGAGGTCTGCTGCAACATCCTCTTTGCAGCAGGTTTAAGTGTTCTGCCAAGAAACTGAAGTGGCTCAACTTAAAAAGGCAAATCTAGTGGCTTTCATCCCAGTACATGGAAATAATCACCAAATGAAGTTGCTATTCCGGCAACAAGGGTTTAAGTTTCAAATTGGAGATAACAGAAAAAGTTTTGTTATTCCAAACAATATAGAGCTTTTTTCTGCTGAGTCTCATCAGTTAAAAGCTAATGGACCATTACCATCTCCTCCTGAATTCTTATGAAGgtatttcataaatataaataagttCGTTTATCCTGCAAGTATTCATTTTGATAAGAAACAGTGCACTTTCATGTACTTGTGTGTTTTACATGCTCTTTCAGAGTTATGAACGAGCACTATGCTGGGAAGATGTCAAAACAAAGCATAATGACTGTGTGCTAATTAAACTGCAGCTTGTCCAAAGTCACCGTGCTCACTGCAAAACCCATAAAATTTCATTGCCTCTGTACTGCCCAGAGGTGCTTGGCTGAAACTCTCCTCCTTTGTTGAAGCTGTCTGAGGAAGGCCCAAGGTTACAAACAGATGGATTTGATACATTCCTCCAAGTTATACCAAAAGAGAATAAGAGAATCAATTGTAACACTGAACTCTGTTCTGAATATTATTATGTGTATTGAGGAAAAGAACTGTTCAAGAACTTTATGGtgagataaaaaaaacccaagatgAGCTCAATTAAgccaggatttaaaaaaaaatctaaagatcataaatattttaacattctTAATAATTTACATAATTTGGACCATTACTTGAGTGCTGTGAGCTAGTAAAAGAGTTGTTTGAACAAGGTAATTTAAAGCCTAAAATTTACCAGGAAAATATGTACACTgccagaaataaatataatacaGTAATGTCCAGGAATTTATACTCATTCAGAGAAGTCatctaagaaaagaaaatgctgaatgcATCACAGAGGATGGAGGTTTTTTATTGTATTGGCAAGATCACTAATGTGATTAAATATAGTATACAGAATTATCTATCTTGACTGTGTAAAACTAACTGTCAATTATTTGGCATTATACTCAttctgaagaaacaaacaaaacacaaaaaaaccgtcaagaaaccccaaacaaacaacaacccaaaaaacccacccccccaaaaaaaaatatttacaaatcaATGCAGAGTTAAAGCTTGAAATCCTTGGTGGTGTTTCTTGACTCCCAAGCTTTTTCCACCAGATTTTCTATTGAACTTCAAGAGTTTAGACAGATTTCTCCAGATTGGAACAATTCTAATAGAATACCTTTAGTAATTTCTGTCAACATTTTACAACTCTAAAGAAGGAATGCCTTCTAGgtaacagcacagctcaggcttTACAATTAAGCAAAATGAttgtgttttcagtgctgtccTTCATAAAAGTGGTCACTGAAATTTGAAATCAGACATTCAAAACTCCAGAGTCAAAGTGAAGGTCACCATGTGTCCATTCACAAGGACAGAATGGATGGAATcagacagtttttaaaaagggaaCTTTTCCTACTCCACTTCCAAGCATTTGGCAATGTCCTGTCTCACAAAGACCTGAATTCCAGGACTTAGGTCACTTCCAACGCCTCAGCTTTGCAGTGAATCTTTCTGCCTAGGAAGATAAAACCTCAGTCCCCTATCACATATCTTCATTAGTCTGCAGGTACTTGCAAGGACTGGCAAATCCACAATGGTCACAATTGTTCTTCTTGGAACTTTGCTTTTTGTGCACACCAGCTTATAAAACAACATAGAATTTTAATACTCTAAAAGCTGAATagctttctttttgttctctcccttttcctaaTAGGGAATGGCAAAGAGTTTCCTGCCAGGAGAGATCAGAGAAAGAGTATTTTGCTTCCTCCCCTGCAACTTCTTTGCAGTAATTATTCAATTTATCCAACTTGCtgcttcctcttttcctccattCATGTTAAAACTTTCTTCAAAAGACACCTTGATCTGAAAATTCCAAAACATTAAATGTCTGAATTTAAGAATATTAAGTTTACataagagaaaggaaagcaaaacatttttattcagactaataaaaaaaagagggtTGAGTTCTAATTCTTATTTAATGCTcacaaataacattttcagCAGAGGAGGATCTTTGCTGGACcttcagtttttatttacaTTGACCTTGCAATTAGAATTTAGCATTGAGTCACTGGGGGAACTCTCTAGATTGGAACAACAAATACAGGATCTGTAGATTTGTAATCTGAGTCTTATTCTTGAATTAAGATGGGAAATTACCAGAATTATTTTGGACAGCACTCTCTTTGCCTACttcaatttcaaattaattcacCAAACTAGATACAGTCATTAGTAAGGTGGGAACAGTTTTGTTGTAGAAGAGGGATGCTTTAACCTTTTTAAAGCAGAGCACCTCCTCAGCAAAGGTAATGTTACAGCTGATATTTGTATTGGCTTTCTTCCAGTTGGAACTCAGTTAACATGAATTAAGTCTTGGGGGGAAAACTGGGTTTTTCTTCACATAATTTTAACAGAAGTACAGTGTTATGAAATAGGAAATTCCTATCTGGCAGCACCCAACTTATAACCTCaaatctcttcctttcccaaacaatcagaaaataattatatgcATAGAAGTGATACCATGAACTAAATTTATTGTCTCGTAGTGTGTCAGTACCCTGCTGAAGGGATATACACAGCTAATAAACCAGAGACCATTCTGCAGTCCTTCATGGTAAAGCATATTATATGCAAAACAAATCCCCACACTTTCAGTGTGCTTTAACAGTTGGAAAAAGGACCTGCAAAGAACTGGAATTCACTCACATGCACTCTTTCTTTCCCAATGCCATCTTACCCTCCCCCCGCCAAacaatcagaaaataattatatgcATAGAAGTGATACCATGAACTAAATTTATTGTCTCGTAGTGTGTCAGTACCCTGCTGAAGGGATATACACAGCTAATAAACCAGAGACCATTCTGCAGTCCTTCATGGTAAAGCATATTATATGCAAAACAAATCCCCACACTTTCAGTGTGCTTTAACAGTTGGAAAAAGGACCTGCAAAGAACTGGAATTCACTCGCATGCACTCTTTCTTTCCCGATGCCATCTTACCCTCCCCCCCTCTTTCAAAAATGGATTCATTACACAATAAATGAGAAAGTTTTTTTCTGGACACAAGCCATTGTTGCCACTGCAATGGAACTTTTATTCCAAATACATTCTTAGAATAAAGCTGTATTTTGTTATACAAGTAGACAAACCCAGGAGACAAAAGATTCTcatattccatattttaaaataccaggCCCAACTGAACTGCAGCCATTCCCATAAATTTCCTAAAGCATGGTAGGGATTTTTCAGAGCAATGAAATAACGATGTAAACCACATCATGTTGGTAATTAAATTACAGTCCAAGGAAATTTCTAACACCACAGAAAAGTGTATCTGCACATTCTTCAGGCTCCTTCAAGTGTAGGGTGGCAAAAGTTTCTTTATAAACTCAGAAGTTTTTCATTGAGAGCAATCTGTGACTGTGTGAGATTTGCCAAGTAGGTTACCATCAGTAGGTCctgaaagggagggaaaaaaataagtgatCAGAAATATTAACAAATCATAGCTTATTAGAGAACTGAATTTTTAACATCTGTAAAGCATTTTACAATCAGCTACAAGAAACATCGGTAGTCCTGAAAAGTCCTGTCCTGAAGAATGCTTCCCTTGCAGGAAGCTTTTGGTATTCCTGGAATACGAAATACTGCTTGTAAAATTTTAACTCTGAGTTCACCCATGTTAACCAGACAAGTCAAAGggtataaaaattaaaaattagttctGGTCTTACAGACTGTGAGTGAACAACACATTCAGAAACTTAAGTTTTCTAAAGATCTGTAACAGAAATAAAGTAGCATGCTAAAACCTTGTTCATGTCATAAGCATTATGCAGAGAGACAGAACTCCAGCTCAGGCAAAAGAATCTGCCAAGTCACCAGTTatggctgaaataaaaattacttcagtttgGTAATTCATACTGTCCAATAAATATGAAAGAAGAATTGGTACTGGTTTTCAGATGACTTGCAAAATTCCTAAGTCCTTAATACTTTTGCCTGCAGTTGCTTGCAAGATAATGTTGAGCTTCTTTATCCACCCTCAGCCCTTAAAATACCAAATTATTGACAATAAAACGCTGTATTTGCTATTAGCATGTTTGTATGAAAAGATAGATCACAGACAAATTTGTGTCTGTATGACAAATTTGCAGAATTGTTAGCAAGgcacagaaaaaattaattatgatCTTACATTGATATTGCTGTTCAGCATGGTCTCAAAGTCCTCTGGTGAAATCTTTGGCACCTGGTTAATAAGATCCATCAGGAAGCGCCCGACAGTGTTGTCAGCAGCCACTTTGCCAGACTAAGCATAAGAAACACACACTTCAGCATAAGTGGAACTCAAAGTTTATGGCCCAGAAAGAGACATCACAAACTAAAAAGCAAGATGCACAAGTTAACatcaagcttttttttctggctgatgGAAAGCTGGCCTTACCAACACATCCTCAGCATACTGCAGCACCATGGTCAGGGTATCCTGGATCCTGGCTGAGGCTGACCCCACCTGCTGTAAGTCACTGGACAAGCCAATCACACGATTGGGGCTAAAGCAGGTCTTCATGATAAGATCcactgaaagcaaaaggagGATCAGTGAAAAAAACTGACTGCCACAGAAGCCAGTTTAAACCCCTAACTTGTTGAAGATTTTTTAGGTCAGCTTCAACAAGACAGTCTGATTACCAGTAAAACTCGCAGAATGGTAGTTTTACCAAGGTAAAAGAAGCATTTGAACATTGTCACAACAATGGTTATAAACCAAAACAGGAAGAAAGCGTTCACCTCCTATCCGCTCTGTATCATAATAAACATATTTCACTGTTAGGGGTGTGAACATCACGCCCATGGTTTTACCAGGGACTCCCATTGGGgcactagaaaaagaaaaaagaacaagaaaacattttcagcatgGACATACAtaagggaagaaggaagataTTTCCATCTCAATGATCTCTGTTAGCACTAGACCATGAACATGAGTATGTTACTCATTCTCACCAAAATCAGCAATTTTAAGACCCAAGGATAATTGAGGACAGGAAATCAGTTCTGGCATGCTATTAATTGCTCTTTTTCATCCAAGAATACTCCTAGTTGGTTTGACGTCAGCATGAATGCATGAAGAACTATCAGCCAAAGTTCCTTCTGGCCTTTAGAGAAGGTGCTTTTCTATCCTGAAATACTTCATGCTTTAAGAAATTACTGAAACAACAAGCAATATGACAAAATTCGAGTACAAAGTACTTGCAACACCTTTATTATATCTATTATTCAAGGTACTTGAAGTCCATTTACGCTTTGAGTAAGATGTCATGGAACAGCTCCCGTTTTAAAGAAGCACAGTCAGGAAGCAGTATTTTCTCTAcaaagaaaagggttttttccttacagAGCAGAGCTCTTCAGCTAATACTGGGAGGAATTCAGTGAGGtggaagaatttaatttctcaatATTTAATCTCCATTTTTAATTGCTAAGAATGATAGGGTTAAGGGGAAGAAAGACCCATCAAGAAGATGCTGTTTGAATTGTTCTAACCACACTAATCCTCCGACTTGTGTAAATGCACTGCTGAGCAATAAACCCTATGGCTACAGACTAGCATTCAGTAGTGTGATGGCAGTTAGTGACATTACTGGTAGCGGTGTGAACCCTGTGAAATGTCCCAAAGATGTTCTGGAAATTTTTTATTAAGTCACAATTCCCCACTCCAATGAGGTTCCAGTTAATGAAGTCTTTCAGCCTACATACAGTCAAGACATTCCAATGAGAAGTAACCATGATCCCTGGCTCACCACTATGCTTAACTACTGCACAATATTGTCCAAAAAAGCACACTGCACCCCACTACATTTCTCGTTACCCTGATGGGGTGTCTCTCAAAAAAGCACACTGCACCCCACTACATTTCTTGTTACCCTGATGGGGTGTCTCTCAGTATATCAGATTGCCCTCCCTCCCAGAAATGCAGCCTCCCAGAGTACCTGACGTAGGCTTTAATGCTCATGCGTGAATTCTGCAGACTTGTGTCCACAGTGAGGTGGATTGGATTGTGTGCTTCCCGGCTGTAATACTCATGGATCAGGACTGAGTGCTCCGTGATGTCATGACCTGTAGCATACCTTCAAAAGAACACACATTGCAGAGCCATTCTTCCAACATTCAAATGCCCAATGTTTTGTATTGTTGGCATTTAACAGATTTGGATCCTAAACCACAGATTTCCAAACACAGAGCTGTAGGCAAACATAAGTGTTTTAACTAAGAATTTTTTAGTTTACGGTCACTCGTCCCTAAAATTGTAGGAATCACAGGCTGAGCACACCCATGCCCAAAATATGCACAGGGCCAGTGTTGCAGTACCAGCCATAAAACATCAATAAATTGACATCGGACAACCAACATTTAGTTCTCTGTCACGGTGTTCTAGACCAGTTTTTTTCATCTATGTAAGTCAAAGCATACCAAACAAACTTGAACAAATTTTGTCTTCCACAAATCACACATCTTTCTGCAGGAGGTCTAACTCGTTAATCTAGCTCCTTTAATTGCTCTACAATTAGCATCTCACATCCTTAAGGAAACTCCTGTCACTGGAACTGCACTCTGCTGTGCCATTAGAAGGCTGTTGAGGAAGCTTGCTCCACAGGAATAAAATGAAGTCATTTTGTAGCATCAGAGAGGCATGAAAAGAGTGATAAACACACTGTGCCACACACTCAGACACAGACTGTTCCCATAACACTGTACTGATCTTCCTTCACATTCCTTCACACACAGGTACTTCCAACAGAGAACTAAGTATTCAAGATGGTATCAGAGATTCCTCCTGATGCCTTTGGTACATTAGAAGCCTTTTTTGTATTCTCCCTTCTTTCTAATCACTTAACTTCCATGGCACAGGTTGTATTACAGGTAGTAAGTTCTAACAAAGCTGTACACACATTCTCTAACACATCACTCCTCTGTGATACCTTGCTAGACATAAACAAAACCAGATCCTTTAAGTCTCCAATACCACCTCTTCTTTTTATGAGCTGCTAGAGCTTTACCACTGAATGTGTAACAAGAGTTGCAAGACTTGGCTGTCACAGGTATTAgtgcttctgcttctccatctgTGACAAAGTGAACTATGTGTTTAAGTAGTTTAAGGAATCAGCAGAACTACTTGCATGTTCTTGCAGAAGGAGAACTTACCAGCCCAAGATGATCTCGCTAGGAGACACCTTCTTGTGCAACTCATACATGTTTTTGGCGAATTCCATATCCACAGCCACCTGACAAACGGGAGAGTGCGGAGACAGCTGGTTACAGGGTGCTTAGCCCGGAGGGCAAGGCGGGCACAGGCCGCCAGCAGCGGGAGCGCGGGGGTcgcgcccgcccccccccccccccccccccccccccccccccccccccccccccccccccccccccccccccccccgcgggggtCGCGCCCGCCGAGAGAACCGCCTCCGCCCCCGTACCTCATCCTCGGACTCGTTGTGCGGGACGGAGAAGCAGTTGGTGACCTCCACCGAGTGCTTGTCCACGGTCCCTGcgggagggagagagggggtGAGGGGGGCGCCGCGGGGAGGGCAgggcgggccgggccgggcggcgGCTCTTACCCAGCAGCGTCCCGATGACCCGCGCCGCGCCCTCGTTGCGCCGCTCGAAGCTGTCCACGATGGAGGCGAGCACAACCGGGTGCAGGCGCACCacgcggcccccccccccccccccccccccccccccccccccccccccccccccccccccccccccccccccccccccccccccccccccccccccccccccccccccccccccccccccccccccccccccccccccccccccccccccccccccccccccccccccccccccccccccccccccccccccccccccccccccccccccccccccccccccccccccccccccccccccccccccccccccccccccccccccccccccccccccccccccccccccccccccccccccccccccccccccccccccccccccccccccccccccccccccccccccccccccccccccccccccccccccccccccccccccccccccccccccccccccccccccccccccccccccccccccccccccccccccccccccccccccccccccccccccccccccccccccccccccccccccccccccccccccccccccccccccccccccccccccccccccccccccccccccccccccccccccccccccccccccccccccccccccccccccccccccccccccccccccccctctctaTTGGCTAGGCGGGCCAACTCAGGCCATCTGTTAGCCAATCCGGAGCATTTCGATGAGGGGAGGCGCTCTGATTGGAGGAAGCGCGCACCGTCTGTGACTGAACCTTACTCTTATTCCCACCCTCCCGGGGCCGGAGAGTTTCTCAATTGGGCTCTCGCATTCCCCGCCTCCGCGCTGCCCGCTCTCCTATTggccagcagccccccccccccccccccccccccccccccccccccccccccccccccccccccccccccccccccccccccccccccccccccccccccccccccccccccccccccccccccccccccccccccccccccccccccccccccccccccccccccccccccccccccccccccccccccccccccccccccccccccccccccccccccccccccccccccccccccccccccccccccccccccccccccccccccccccccccccccccccccccccccccccccccccccccccccccccccccccccccccccccccccccccccccccccccccccccccccccccccccccccccccccccccccccccccccccccccccccccccccccccccccccccccccccccc
Proteins encoded:
- the EIF3F gene encoding eukaryotic translation initiation factor 3 subunit F, producing MLPAHLPHPHGFLLGGEHTASVIQGRVVRLHPVVLASIVDSFERRNEGAARVIGTLLGTVDKHSVEVTNCFSVPHNESEDEVAVDMEFAKNMYELHKKVSPSEIILGWYATGHDITEHSVLIHEYYSREAHNPIHLTVDTSLQNSRMSIKAYVSAPMGVPGKTMGVMFTPLTVKYVYYDTERIGVDLIMKTCFSPNRVIGLSSDLQQVGSASARIQDTLTMVLQYAEDVLSGKVAADNTVGRFLMDLINQVPKISPEDFETMLNSNINDLLMVTYLANLTQSQIALNEKLLSL